The following proteins come from a genomic window of Lycium ferocissimum isolate CSIRO_LF1 chromosome 4, AGI_CSIRO_Lferr_CH_V1, whole genome shotgun sequence:
- the LOC132051949 gene encoding uncharacterized protein LOC132051949 yields MSCSIAILNSISSPYCKCSPKSLFKWDLGNNKSNDDKPQVRYHDLDLPFPPSLVSKTFLKGRELKCCYKASVDGYSATDFHNSSDFKGPCVIIGYTTKAFKFGAFNPEGYRSTDDYYDTFDAFLFYWAEDDQQPITLPKVGGSGAALFDYARGGPQFGADGLLIGPPLAPVMGGFAGPDTNSGVGDLRQAKSRLGLSYAKRPDGKESLFGDESKAVIDEVLVFCCPQIASLY; encoded by the exons ATGAGTTGCTCCATAGCAATACTAAATTCTATATCCAGTCCTTATTGTAAATGTTCTCCAAAGAGCTTATTTAAGTGGGATTTAGGGAATAACAAGAGTAATGATGATAAGCCACAAGTCAGATATCATGATCTTGATCTTCCTTTCCCTCCTTCCCTTGTCAGTAAAACATTCTTGAAAG GAAGGGAACTGAAATGCTGCTATAAGGCATCAGTGGATGGATATAGTGCAACTGATTTCCACAACAGCTCTGATTTCAAAGGACCATGTGTGATCATTGGCTACACAACAAAGGCCTTTAAGTTTGGAGCATTTAATCCAGAAGGCTACAGAAGTACAGATGATTATTATGACACTTTTGATGCATTTCTCTTTTACTGGGCTGAAGATgatcaacaaccaataacattGCCTAAAGTAGGGGGAAGTGGTGCTGCCCTTTTTGATTATGCTAGAGGAGGGCCACAATTTGGTGCTGATGGATTGCTAATTGGACCTCCATTGGCTCCTGTCATGGGTGGATTTGCAGGACCTGATACTAATTCCGGGGTTGGTGATTTAAGACAAGCTAAATCAAGATTGGGACTTTCTTATGCTAAAAGGCCTGATGGTAAAGAGTCATTATTTGGAGATGAGTCTAAGGCTGTTATTGATGAAGTTCTTGTGTTTTGCTGTCCTCAAATTGCTAGCTTGTATTGA
- the LOC132054497 gene encoding aluminum-activated malate transporter 12-like has protein sequence MSGKNISCWLNGLVEKMKRLPRLTWRKIWKVGKEDKRRVIHSLKMGISLTLVSLLYLMEPLFKGIGENAIWAVMTVVVVLEFTAGATLYKGLNRGLGTILAGSLAFLIEYIARESDHIFHAVFIGTAVFLVGAAATYMRFFPHIKKNYDYGVVIFLLTFNLITVSSYRIDSVLKIAHERFYTIAIGCGICLLMSLLVFPIWSGEDLHLSTVAKFEGLAKSIEACIDEYFGDNEEQEKARENLIEMEDPIYKGYKAVLDSKSADEALALYASWEPRYLRRCSKYPWQQYVKLGTVLRHFGYTLVALHGCLRTEIKTPRSVRVLFKDPCNRLAREVTKALRELGDSIRNRRQYSPEILSNNVHEALQDLINALKSQPKLFLGTNSNTNILLALATLAAKQKSGKDFVVSLSRMNTDKSNDGPVRLGLGHDFLKEDDKRSLRSTLSKLGITSLEFLEALPFAAFASLLVETVARLDLVVEEVVELGRVAHFKEYSHDDDNVVIDVIGENNSRVEDEIVSKLQNQLPSHAAAE, from the exons ATGAgtggaaaaaatatttcttgcTGGTTGAATGGTCTTGTGGAGAAAATGAAGAGGTTGCCAAGATTAACATGGAGAAAAATCTGGAAAGTAGGGAAAGAAGATAAAAGAAGGGTAATTCACTCACTAAAAATGGGAATCTCCTTAACATTGGTCTCCTTGTTATATTTAATGGAACCATTGTTCAAAGGCATTGGAGAAAATGCTATTTGGGCTGTCATGACTGTTGTGGTTGTTCTTGAATTCACAGCAG GGGCAACATTATATAAAGGGCTCAATAGAGGACTGGGGACAATATTAGCAGGATCGTTGGCATTCTTGATTGAGTATATTGCCAGAGAATCTGACCACATATTTCATGCTGTTTTCATTGGGACCGCAGTTTTTTTAGTTG GAGCTGCAGCTACGTACATGAGATTTTTCCCTCACATAAAGAAAAATTACGATTATGGTGTGGTGATATTTCTCTTGACGTTCAACTTGATCACAGTGTCAAGCTATCGTATTGATAGTGTGTTGAAGATTGCCCATGAGCGATTTTACACCATAGCCATTGGCTGTGGTATATGTCTCCTCATGAGCCTATTGGTATTTCCAATTTGGTCGGGAGAAGACCTCCATTTATCGACTGTTGCCAAGTTCGAAGGCTTAGCAAAATCAATTGAAG CTTGCATTGACGAGTATTTTGGCGATAATGAGGAACAAGAAAAGGCCAGAGAAAATTTAATTGAAATGGAGGATCCCATTTACAAGGGTTATAAGGCTGTTCTAGATTCCAAATCAGCTGATGAAGCTTTG GCACTATATGCAAGTTGGGAGCCAAGATATTTAAGACGTTGTTCCAAGTATCCGTGGCAACAATATGTTAAATTAGGGACTGTTCTTCGCCATTTTGGCTACACATTAGTAGCTCTACATGGATGCCTGCGAACTGAAATTAAG actCCTCGATCAGTTCGAGTACTGTTCAAAGATCCATGCAATCGACTTGCCAGAGAAGTGACAAAAGCACTAAGGGAACTAGGCGACAGCATAAGAAATCGTCGTCAATACAGCCCAGAAATCCTATCTAACAATGTCCATGAAGCCTTACAAGACCTCATCAATGCCTTAAAATCCCAACCAAAACTCTTTCTTGGCACTAATAGTAATACTAACATATTATTAGCCTTAGCAACATTAGCCGCTAAGCAAAAATCTGGTAAAGATTTTGTAGTCTCTTTATCGAGAATGAATACTGACAAGTCTAATGACGGTCCTGTTCGTCTTGGACTCGGCcatgactttttgaaagaagaTGATAAAAGGAGCTTGAGGTCCACATTAAGCAAGCTTGGCATTACTAGCCTCGAATTTTTGGAGGCCCTACCATTTGCAGCCTTTGCTTCTTTGCTGGTTGAGACAGTTGCAAGACTTGATcttgttgttgaagaagttgtaGAATTGGGAAGGGTAGCGCATTTTAAGGAATATAGtcatgatgatgataatgtggTTATTGATGTAATTGGTGAGAATAATTCTAGAGTGGAAGATGAGATTGTTAGCAAATTACAAAACCAACTCCCCTCCCATGCAGCAGCAGAGTGA
- the LOC132054498 gene encoding anthocyanidin 3-O-glucosyltransferase 2-like codes for MKKLAEVILVPCPPMGHVAQMVELAKLLIHRNHQLSITILIMKLPDYIDAVSGSFVDTVAASSTSNRLRFVYLPDADPTPEWSSKTRVHFFYRLLQSQESHIRDFLVNQRGPMAGFIVDMLCAHPLIDLAEELGIPSYVFFTSPATFLGLMLHFQVLEDECHVDVPEFIRNSDRLLSFPCFVNPLPPTVLSTNFVDRDIWLTSGFLEFARGYRKAKGIIINTFDELEMHALDACNNNLSKSGRVPLIYPVGPIMNQSKSSRPEAEAEITGWLDHQPPCSVVLLCFGSQGSLPVEQVKEIALALEQSGCRFLWSLRRPPEDSNAQFPGEYTSFSDILPEGFLERTKKKGKVVGWVPQLKVLSHEAIWGFVSHCGWNSTLESIWFGVPIATWPLHSEQQGNAFQLVKEIGNAVEITLDYCERRRSRGDQPIITAQAIEKGIRELMKTNTQVRDKAKEMKQKSRASVMEGGSSYLSFEKLIHKLLQNVNQIIFQGFVGKKDVLN; via the coding sequence ATGAAGAAATTAGCAGAAGTGATTCTCGTCCCATGTCCACCAATGGGACATGTTGCTCAAATGGTGGAGTTAGCAAAACTCTTAATCCATCGAAACCATCAGCTCTCAATCACTATCCTCATCATGAAACTCCCTGATTACATTGATGCAGTCAGTGGCTCTTTCGTCGACACTGTTGCTGCTTCCTCTACTTCCAACCGCCTTCGGTTTGTCTATTTACCTGATGCGGATCCAACCCCTGAATGGAGCTCCAAAACCAGAGTACATTTCTTCTACAGATTACTACAAAGCCAAGAATCTCACATCAGGGACTTCTTGGTAAATCAACGTGGCCCCATGGCGGGTTTCATTGTTGACATGTTATGTGCTCATCCATTGATTGATTTAGCTGAGGAGCTTGGGATACCAAGCTATGTGTTTTTCACTTCACCAGCCACTTTTCTTGGATTGATGCTTCACTTCCAGGTTCTAGAAGATGAGTGCCACGTGGATGTTCCCGAATTCATCAGAAACTCCGACAGGCTGTTGTCATTTCCGTGCTTTGTCAACCCTCTTCCTCCAACCGTATTGTCGACGAATTTTGTCGACAGAGACATATGGCTAACAAGTGGATTCCTTGAATTCGCTCGTGGATACAGGAAAGCCAAAGGCATCATTATCAACACTTTCGATGAATTAGAAATGCACGCCTTGGATGCTTgcaacaacaacttatcaaagTCTGGACGGGTCCCATTGATCTATCCAGTGGGTCCAATTATGAACCAATCAAAGTCGTCTCGGCCAGAGGCCGAGGCAGAAATAACAGGGTGGTTAGATCACCAGCCACCTTGTTCTGTGGTGCTACTCTGCTTCGGAAGCCAGGGGAGCTTACCAGTTGAACAAGTGAAAGAGATTGCTTTAGCTTTAGAGCAAAGCGGTTGCCGGTTCTTGTGGTCTTTACGCCGACCCCCTGAAGATAGCAACGCCCAATTTCCTGGCGAATACACGAGCTTTTCTGATATCTTACCGGAAGGATTTTTAGAACGGacaaagaagaaagggaaagtAGTGGGATGGGTTCCACAATTGAAGGTGTTATCCCACGAAGCAATCTGGGGATTCGTGTCACACTGTGGATGGAATTCGACACTCGAAAGCATATGGTTTGGTGTGCCTATAGCGACCTGGCCATTGCACTCGGAACAGCAAGGGAATGCGTTTCAGTTAGTGAAAGAAATAGGAAATGCAGTGGAGATTACTTTGGATTACTGTGAGAGGCGGAGGAGTAGAGGTGATCAGCCCATAATAACTGCACAAGCCATAGAAAAAGGGATAAGGGAATTGATGAAAACTAATACACAAGTCAGAGATAAGGCTAAAGAGATGAAACAGAAGAGCAGGGCTAGTGTAATGGAAGGTGGATCATCATACTTGTCCTTTGAGAAACTCATTCATAAACTACTGCAAAATGTAAACCAAATTATATTCCAAGGTTTTGTAGGCAAAAAGGATGTTCTTAACTAG